One window from the genome of Bacillus weihaiensis encodes:
- a CDS encoding ATP-binding protein: MTILTPDNTVNPQVAFTKNINIASGTHILYVSSDPEKYIDNATSFIASGLTLGQAVVFIDDRGVFKIILQRLFDKGFTQEQIDSLVFTEQNEFYQTEKPLDIEPVLLNFSNLLEPFVKNGTPIRAWGSVKWYPGQSCLDEKLRLYEGAADEFIDKVKCLTVCAYDGMELPATVHMEIMKHHQYIMSDTELAVSGFYKKEKLSPSIAMEESIESSIEKFKDLQQLYTAFIEEMPDSVFITSKGIIVHVNKAGLKLLESEFIEITGQTIWDITDQSSHDLLKERIVALQNREKMVPTEVKLVKADHTTIDVELVTFPFIFEDYHLNETEITIIRDLSERKENERLSIRNEKLGIAGELAASIAHEIRNPLTAIKGFLQLAKEGFTKLDIYTILDSELDRIETIASELLVLGKPVSEKKSKANVGMLLQNVCTFMNSQANMKGVSIDFKCVEKELFIYCNEEQIKQVLINLIKNGIEAIEGSGTVTITAGLRNKLIAIKIEDNGVGIPKHIQHKLGEPFYSTKEKGTGLGIMVCYRIIEQHNGTMEFSSVEGEGTTFIIKLPFVEQE, encoded by the coding sequence TTGACCATATTAACTCCTGACAATACAGTAAACCCCCAGGTAGCTTTTACAAAGAATATTAATATAGCAAGTGGCACTCATATTTTATATGTTTCATCAGATCCTGAGAAATACATAGATAATGCGACCTCTTTTATTGCAAGTGGATTGACACTAGGACAAGCCGTCGTGTTCATTGATGACAGAGGCGTATTTAAGATCATATTACAAAGGCTATTTGATAAGGGGTTTACTCAGGAACAAATAGATTCCTTAGTTTTTACTGAGCAGAACGAATTCTATCAAACAGAGAAACCATTAGACATAGAACCAGTGTTACTGAACTTTTCGAATTTGTTAGAGCCATTTGTGAAAAATGGTACGCCGATTCGCGCATGGGGAAGTGTGAAGTGGTATCCAGGGCAAAGCTGCTTAGATGAAAAGCTTCGTCTTTATGAGGGGGCTGCAGATGAATTTATAGACAAAGTAAAGTGCTTAACGGTTTGTGCTTATGATGGGATGGAGCTTCCAGCTACAGTACATATGGAAATAATGAAGCATCATCAATATATTATGTCTGATACAGAGTTAGCCGTTTCAGGCTTTTATAAAAAAGAGAAGCTCTCACCTTCTATTGCAATGGAGGAGAGTATCGAAAGCTCTATTGAAAAATTTAAAGATTTGCAACAGCTCTATACGGCGTTTATTGAAGAGATGCCTGATTCTGTTTTTATTACATCAAAGGGTATCATTGTCCATGTGAATAAGGCGGGCCTGAAGCTATTGGAAAGTGAGTTCATTGAAATAACTGGACAAACGATATGGGACATTACAGACCAGTCTAGTCACGATCTATTGAAGGAGAGAATAGTGGCACTTCAAAACCGAGAGAAAATGGTCCCAACCGAGGTGAAGTTAGTAAAAGCAGATCACACAACGATAGATGTTGAGCTAGTCACGTTTCCTTTTATTTTCGAGGACTATCACTTAAATGAAACAGAGATTACCATAATAAGAGATTTAAGTGAACGAAAAGAAAATGAACGATTATCGATTCGGAATGAAAAGCTAGGAATTGCTGGGGAGCTGGCTGCAAGTATCGCTCATGAAATTCGAAACCCTTTAACAGCGATAAAGGGCTTTTTACAGCTAGCGAAAGAAGGATTTACAAAGCTTGATATATACACAATTCTTGACAGCGAGCTTGACCGAATTGAGACGATAGCTAGCGAGCTTTTAGTTTTAGGAAAACCTGTATCAGAGAAAAAATCTAAAGCTAATGTGGGAATGCTCCTTCAAAATGTCTGCACGTTTATGAATTCACAGGCAAATATGAAAGGTGTCTCCATTGATTTTAAATGTGTAGAGAAAGAACTGTTTATTTACTGTAATGAAGAGCAAATTAAACAGGTCTTAATCAACCTTATTAAAAATGGAATTGAAGCCATAGAAGGCTCTGGTACAGTAACTATAACAGCAGGCCTCCGAAATAAGTTGATCGCGATTAAGATTGAAGACAATGGGGTAGGAATTCCAAAACATATTCAACACAAACTAGGAGAACCTTTTTACTCGACAAAGGAAAAAGGAACTGGACTAGGAATAATGGTGTGCTACCGAATTATTGAGCAGCATAATGGAACAATGGAGTTCTCCTCTGTTGAAGGAGAGGGAACGACCTTTATTATTAAGTTACCGTTTGTAGAACAGGAATAA